The following are encoded in a window of Salmo trutta chromosome 9, fSalTru1.1, whole genome shotgun sequence genomic DNA:
- the LOC115200550 gene encoding uncharacterized protein LOC115200550 isoform X5: protein METSCFSDIDNESASIVGDSEGEEEKNLYLDRLMLADLLDSPYSHHFSTPHTINGCTDGFSPQIAMLTCRRLDGLDQVRLTPEKIQSPFLSRSSGIPDDEKGMDSIIAQGHDGEDSEGMIEEEPSEGSVSESPSQHAGSGTSTRRLKRAATVAKTQKEIGTEPKRQTRLTDRQTQGSRQTRPMEEIRPTRQNRGTRQNDNQAQENKQETRQTDSQKQVTSGPTRQTDSQKQVTSGPTRQTDSQKQVTSGPTRQTDSQKQVTSGPTRQTDSQKQENGGVNHGQSQSRRGITRLNVLHRKNRYGETLLHIAAMQGDTQWIRDMLLLSPDINMADNAGWTPLHEAVSHGHYEITKYLIQAGALVNCTGDNGTTPLLDAVEQEDLQIAELLLRHGADPLLKNNDGQTAYSNTTEPCLIKLMEKNIPNNKRKALAVPTKRPADSSQLSPSRSGTGRKLRRLPVQADQTSTDQERYHQRRTTTRSETSNTDQQRDTTTRSETSNTDQQRRTPTRSETCNTDQRRATTRSETSNTDQQRHATTRSETSNTDQQRRTPTRSETCNKDQQRHATTRPETCNTDQQRHATTRSETSNTDQQRRTTTRSETCNTDQQRHATTRSETCNTDQQRHATTRSETSNTDQQRRTTTRSETSNTDQQRRTTTRSETCNTDQQRHATTRSETSNTDQQRCTTTRSETCNTDQQRLTPTRSETSNTDQQRLASTRSETSNTDQQRHATTRSETSNTDQQRCTTTRSETCNTDQQRLTPTRSETSNTDQQRRASTRSETSNTDQQRLTPTRSETCNTDQQRHATTRSETCNTDQQRHATTRSETSNTDQRCTTTRSETSNTDQQRRTTTRSETCNTDQQRHATTRSETSNTDQQRCTTTRSETCNTDQQRLTPKRSETSNTDQQRLASTRSETSNTDQQRRTTTRSETSNTDQYRRTTTRPETSNTDQQRDTPTRSETSNTEQQRDTTTSTKVAGVLGEKEEPHGDGSTGPNRPLPSVQDGTRSTAPAMKRNLEEQAEEEDSRPNHAILSDTSTPRKVIKRITTKRKDIFDLLLQSNPFDLDSVLLAAQTGNGQATTGSLHDSVDSVVLRSQSAGFLLETADFKGKEEGKEWNTEKQEITKSSEELTLAQDGNLSQHTDHCQSQREEITLDRNLSQHTDHCQREEITLDRNLSQHTDHCQREEITLDRNLSQHTDHCQREEITLDRNLSQHTDHCQSQREKTTLDRNLCQREEITLDRNLSQHTDHCQSQREEITLDRNLSQHTDHCQREEITLDRNLSQYTDHCQREEITLDRNLSQYTDHCQREEITLDRNLSQHTDHCQSQREEITLDRNLSQHTDHGQSQREEITLDMNLSQHTDHCQREEITIDRNLCQHTDHCQREETTLDRNLCQREETTLGRNLSQHTDQSQREEITLDRNLSQHTDHCQSQREEITLDRNLCQHTDHCQSQREEITLDRNLSQHTDHCQREEITLDMNLSQYTDHCQREEITLDRNLSQHTDHCQSQREEITLDRNLSQHTDHCQSQREEITPDRNLSQHTDHCQREEITLDMNISQHTDHCQSQREEITLDRNLSQHTDHCQREITLDRNLCQHTDHCQSQREEITLDRNLSQHTDHCQREELTLIQEGHLSQYTDYTYEAGFNLGEYFNFNPTTSADGYQHNNTTWAEETSQNPDQNTCPEALVRLAGLDATRNSISTDKSKVTLTHRPARPEIDPMDNTRSAVEVDLSLMDQDDTCCTLIDNVLLVEHLSLSKAPVPLETTDAVNACVAGTSSPYIDDQCKLDNGLLSKEDLEEQCSVSLLPPHSDVTTTIHLDVTRQASIVDEKQTQPVEAPSAMKDDNDEYLGSCNTSSPSLLVAEELHGTVGISECAETNIDTLFMQRASQIPKASPIGSDVGLQANLLKCTGLHLQLIGDRLERETTAAVTGRDGERCHIDGGHREGGSVTHRESRDPDASSTDKTLYSDNKDNGADSFVDSDCTVVSELDQAETKNNDLGQVEKEEVAKAHVQLDSEATIVSIQDQVREVENQTPGAEVETLDTLIDYSEACEINGNGYTTTVMEDSTSLLPALDSCQAKDGVKEDEPEMNTMQSDTGSAKRHNSCSQHKRKAKSSRARPGKRQAKLLLKPKPKPNPWASQNISTSYTTGGADTSSSSVGPMPDTKIPLRNLHKRNGMGESHLHLACKKGDLALVRGLLEAGLNVNQIDHAGWTALHEASAAGSEAVVKELLQAGADVTSRGLEGLAPLHDAAASGHYKVAQLLLQYGANPRDKNALGQTAVDLACHDDIKQLLSTFPGPFVQRSSAPSERPSERCGVSRSGSEGRSRRKPVVPARLCCEGDWERHKARHTGVRDTDRDGQPGDGEPDRQPGDIQPRQKDSTTETLYPSEAITTALEDVERKQEEMSTWKLNKSEDADKLTMALSEIQSVLNVVLEKQQAEKDYLTKKYRIASDSFRQGVLRGQLTSLASRQKRLLGILQKQSDFKLQLRTRRGPTLTQHPKTQHSQAGRDQNISPLSTTTSSHAPSERSLAGSQEGSHASHLFSSTGSHDNRDKQEGSSQTSQVAPPRTQPPTRSAIMETLPWIATTPTPQHTTRYFLVPMPVAPPSSSLAPPTSTTQISKDIPTQHRDDNNNKNNTTFPSQQGNRNSKPQHGNMPDMGSKVLQQGPASDGEENRKLIRLIKRGIITPGEDVLQLMWRGCVHQASLLLEGWIRDSVTGKEFQAPELWVAAILGNNIPVSSAYAWDKVTYRDRSLSGYLLGVVDVTAPAASQKPAESTHRDGSSAQPQDVPSAGAPLSESSAVLRNIMQIKSIRLIGDEEFVPHHIMDRYWDSLTQTHTDDWLF from the exons ATGGAGACAAGTTGTTTCTCTGATATTGACAATGAGTCGGCGTCAATTGTTGGTGATTctgaaggagaagaagaaaaaaatctttaCCTGGACAG ATTGATGCTTGCAGATTTGCTAGACTCGCCATACTCACATCATTTCTCCACACCACACACCATCAATGGCTGTACAGACG GGTTTTCTCCTCAGATAGCGATGTTGACTTGTAGACGTTTGGATGGCTTGGACCAAGTGCGCCTCACACCTGAAAAG ATCCAATCCCCATTTTTGTCAAG GAGTTCTGGAATTCCAGATGACGAGAAGGGAATGGACAGTATTATCGCTCAAGGACatgatggag AAGACAGTGAGGGGATGATAGAAGAGGAACCCTCTGAGGGGTCAGTGTCAGAGAGTCCCTCACAGCACGCTGGGAGTGGTACCTCTACCAGACGTTTGAAGAGAGCAGCGACGGTAGCTAAGACACAG AAGGAGATAGGTACAGAGCCCAAGAGACAGACCaggctgactgacagacagacacaggggagtagacagaccagaccaatggAAGAAATCAGACCAACCAGGCAGAACAGAGGGACCAGACAGAATGACAACCAGGCACAGGAGAACAAACAG GAGACCAGGCAGACTGACAGCCAGAAGCAGGTGACCAGCGGACCGACCAGGCAGACTGACAGCCAGAAGCAGGTGACCAGCGGACCGACCAGGCAGACTGACAGCCAGAAGCAGGTGACCAGCGGACCAACCAGGCAGACTGACAGCCAGAAGCAGGTGACCAGCGGACCGACCAGGCAGACTGACAGCCAGAAGCAGGAAAATGGAG GTGTGAACCATGGTCAATCCCAGAGCAGGCGGGGCATCACCCGTCTGAATGTCCTCCACCGGAAGAACCGTTACGGGGAGACTCTACTCCACATTGCAGCCATGCAAGGAGACACCCAGTGGATCAGAGACATGCTGTTGCTGAGCCCCGACATCAACATGGCCGACAACGCAG GTTGGACTCCTCTTCACGAGGCAGTGTCCCACGGTCACTATGAGATCACTAAGTACCTGATCCAGGCAGGAGCTCTGGTCAACTGTACTGGAGACAATGGAACCACACCTCTACTTGATGCTGTAGAGCAGGAAGACCTGCAG ATAGCAGAGTTGCTGTTGAGGCACGGGGCAGACCCTCTACTGAAGAACAATGACGGACAGACAGCCTATAGCAACACCACAGAACCCTGTCTGATTAAACTCATGGAGAAAAACATCCCCAATAACAAGAGAAAGGCACTAGCAG TACCAACTAAACGACCTGCAGACTCGTCCCAACTCAGCCCGTCCCGAAGTGGAACAGGGAGGAAGCTCAGGAGGTTACCAGTTCAGGCAGACCAGACCAGCACTGACCAGGAGAGATATCACCAGAGACGCACAACAACCAG GTCTGAAACCAGCAACACTGACCAGCAGAGAGACACAACAACCAGGTCTGAAACCAGCAACACTGACCAGCAGAGACGCACACCAACCAGGTCTGAAACCTGCAACACTGACCAGAGACGCGCAACAACCAGGTCTGAAACCAGCAACACTGACCAGCAGAGACACGCAACAACCAGGTCTGAAACCAGCAACACTGACCAGCAGAGACGCACACCAACCAGGTCTGAAACCTGCAACAAAGACCAGCAGAGACACGCAACAACCAGGCCTGAAACCTGCAACACAGACCAGCAGAGACACGCAACAACCAGGTCTGAAACCAGCAACACTGACCAGCAGAGACGCACAACAACCAGGTCTGAAACCTGCAACACAGACCAGCAGAGACACGCAACAACCAGGTCTGAAACCTGCAACACAGACCAGCAGAGACACGCAACAACCAGGTCTGAAACCAGCAACACTGACCAGCAGAGACGCACAACAACCAGGTCTGAAACCAGCAACACTGACCAGCAGAGACGCACAACAACCAGGTCTGAAACCTGCAACACTGACCAGCAGAGACACGCAACAACCAGGTCTGAAACCAGCAACACTGACCAGCAGAGATGCACAACAACCAGGTCTGAAACCTGCAACACTGACCAGCAGAGACTCACACCAACCAGGTCTGAAACCAGCAACACTGACCAGCAGAGACTCGCATCAACCAGGTCTGAAACCAGCAACACTGACCAGCAGAGACACGCAACAACCAGGTCTGAAACCAGCAACACTGACCAGCAGAGATGCACAACAACCAGGTCTGAAACCTGCAACACTGACCAGCAGAGACTCACACCAACCAGGTCTGAAACCAGCAACACTGACCAGCAGAGACGCGCATCAACCAGGTCTGAAACCAGCAACACTGACCAGCAGAGACTCACACCAACCAGGTCTGAAACCTGCAACACAGACCAGCAGAGACACGCAACAACCAGGTCTGAAACCTGCAACACAGACCAGCAGAGACACGCAACAACCAGGTCTGAAACCAGCAACACTGACCAGAGGTGCACAACAACCAGGTCTGAAACCAGCAACACTGACCAGCAGAGACGCACAACAACCAGGTCTGAAACCTGCAACACTGACCAGCAGAGACACGCAACAACCAGGTCTGAAACCAGCAACACTGACCAGCAGAGATGCACAACAACCAGGTCTGAAACCTGCAACACTGACCAGCAGAGACTCACACCAAAGAGGTCTGAAACCAGCAACACTGACCAGCAGAGACTCGCATCAACCAGGTCTGAAACCAGCAACACTGACCAGCAGAGACGCACAACAACCAGGTCTGAAACCAGCAACACTGACCAGTATAGACGCACAACAACCAGGCCTGAAACCAGCAACACTGACCAGCAGAGAGACACACCAACCAGGTCTGAAACCAGCAACACTGAGCAGCAGAGAGACACAACAACCTCTACTAAAG TTGCAGGGGTcttgggagagaaagaggagcctCATGGTGATGGCTCTACTGGTCCAAACCGTCCACTACCTTCTGTCCAGGATGGGACGCGGTCTACAGCACCAGCTATGAAGAGGAACCTGGAGGAACAGGCAGAGGAAGAAGACTCAAGGCCTAATCACGCCATTTTATCAGACACATCCACACCTAGAAAAGTCATTAAACGCATCACCACCAAACGGAAGGATATCTTTGATTTGCTCCTGCAGAGCAACCCGTTTGACCTGGACAGTGTTCTATTGGCGGCCCAGACAGGAAATGGTCAGGCGACAACAGGAAGTCTTCATGACTCTGTTGATTCGGTTGTGTTGAGAAGTCAAAGCGCAGGTTTCCTGCTGGAGACAGCAGATTTCAAAGGaaaagaggaaggaaaggaaTGGAACACAGAAAAGCAGGAAATTACAAAATCCTCAGAGGAGCTAACTCTAGCTCAAGATGGGAATCTCTCCCAGCATACTGACCACTgtcagagccagagagaggagataacTCTAGATAGGAATCTCTCCCAGCATACTGACCACTGCCAGAGAGAGGAGATCACTCTAGATAGGAATCTCTCCCAGCATACTGACCACTGCCAGAGAGAGGAGATCACTCTAGATAGGAATCTCTCCCAGCATACTGACCACTGCCAGAGAGAGGAGATCACTCTAGATAGGAATCTCTCCCAGCATACTGACCACtgccagagccagagagagaagacTACTCTAGACAGGAATCTCTGCCAGAGAGAGGAGATCACTCTAGACAGGAATCTCTCCCAGCATACTGACCACTgtcagagccagagagaggagataacTCTAGATAGGAATCTCTCCCAGCATACTGACCACTGCCAGAGAGAGGAGATCACTCTAGATAGGAATCTCTCCCAGTATACTGACCACTGCCAGAGAGAGGAGATCACTCTAGATAGGAATCTCTCCCAGTATACTGACCACTGCCAGAGAGAGGAGATCACTCTAGATAGGAATCTCTCCCAGCATACTGACCACtgccagagccagagagaggagaTCACTCTAGATAGGAATCTCTCCCAGCATACTGACCACggccagagccagagagaggagaTCACTCTAGATATGAATCTCTCCCAGCATACTGACCATTGCCAGAGAGAGGAGATCACTATAGATAGGAATCTCTGCCAGCATACTGACCACTgccagagagaggagactactctAGACAGGAATCTCTgccagagagaggagactactctAGGCAGGAATCTCTCCCAGCATACTgaccagagccagagagaggagaTCACTCTAGATAGGAATCTCTCCCAGCATACTGACCATTgtcagagccagagagaggagaTTACTCTAGACAGGAATCTCTGCCAGCATACTGACCATTgtcagagccagagagaggagaTCACTCTAGATAGGAATCTCTCCCAGCATACTGACCACTGCCAGAGAGAGGAGATCACTCTAGATATGAATCTCTCCCAGTATACTGACCACTGCCAGAGAGAGGAGATCACTCTAGATAGGAATCTCTCCCAGCATACTGACCACtgccagagccagagagaggagaTCACTCTAGACAGGAATCTCTCCCAGCATACTGACCACtgccagagccagagagaggagaTCACTCCAGACAGGAATCTCTCCCAGCATACTGACCACTGCCAGAGAGAGGAGATCACTCTAGATATGAATATCTCCCAGCATACTGACCATTgtcagagccagagagaggagaTCACTCTAGATAGGAATCTCTCCCAGCATACTGACCACTGCCAGAGAGAGATCACTCTAGATAGGAATCTCTGCCAGCATACTGACCATTgtcagagccagagagaggagaTCACTCTAGATAGGAATCTCTCCCAGCATACTGACCATTGCCAGAGAGAGGAGCTAACTCTAATTCAAGAGGGGCATCTTTCCCAGTATACTGACTACACATACGAAGCAGGGTTCAATCTAGGTGAATATTTCAATTTTAACCCAACAACGAGTGCTGACGGATACCAACACAATAACACTACCTGGGCAGAGGAAACCAGTCAAAACCCTGACCAGAATACATGTCCTGAAGCCTTAGTGCGGCTAGCTGGATTGGATGCCACAAGAAACAGCATCTCCACCGATAAGTCAAAGGTCACCCTCACCCACCGACCTGCTCGGCCAGAGATTGACCCCATGGACAACACCAGATCTGCGGTAGAGGTTGACCTTAGCCTAATGGACCAGGATGACACCTGCTGTACCCTTATAGACAACGTCTTACTTGTTGAACACCTGTCCCTGTCCAAAGCACCTGTCCCTTTGGAAACCACCGACGCTGTGAATGCCTGTGTGGCTGGGACATCATCTCCATATATTGATGATCAGTGTAAGCTAGACAATGGTCTCCTGTCCAAGGAAGACTTGGAGGAGCAGTGTAGCGTGTCTCTTCTTCCACCTCATTCAGACGTTACAACAACAATACACCTGGATGTCACAAGACAAGCTTCCATTGTTGACGAGAAGCAGACACAACCAGTAGAGGCACCATCAGCGATGAAGGATGATAATGATGAATATCTTGGCTCTTGCAACACTAGCTCACCATCTCTCCTAGTGGCTGAGGAGCTCCACGGCACTGTGGGGATATCAGAATGTGCAGAGACCAATATCGATACACTGTTTATGCAGAGAGCAAGTCAAATCCCCAAAGCTTCTCCCATTGGATCAGATGTTGGTTTACAAGCCAACCTGCTAAAATGCACTGGTCTCCATCTCCAGCTGATTGGAgacagactggagagagagaccacgGCTGCTGTGACTGGTAGAGATGGTGAGAGATGTCATATTGATGGTGGACATCGTGAGGGAGGCTCTGTAACACACAGAGAGTCTAGAGACCCGGATGCTTCTTCTACTGACAAGACTTTGTATTCGGACAATAAAGACAATGGTGCTGACAGCTTCGTTGACTCTGACTGCACCGTGGTCTCTGAGCTGGACCAAGCGGAGACAAAGAACAATGATCTGGGACAAGTTGAAAAGGAGGAGGTGGCAAAAGCTCATGTTCAACTTGATTCAGAAGCGACAATTGTTTCCATCCAAGATCAAGTGAGAGAAGTAGAAAACCAAACCCCCGGGGCTGAAGTTGAGACTTTAGATACATTAATAGATTACTCTGAGGCGTGTGAGATTAATGGTAATGGATATACTACTACTGTAATGGAAGACTCCACTAGCCTGTTACCCGCTTTAGATAGCTGCCAAGCTAAAGACGGTGTGAAGGAAGATGAACCAGAGATGAACACTATGCAAAGTGATACGGGCAGCGCCAAACGGCACAACAGCTGTAGTCAACACAAGAGGAAAGCCAAGAGCAGTAGAGCCAGACCTGGCAAGAGGCAGGCCAAGCTGTTGTTGAAACCAAAGCCAAAGCCAAACCCTTGGGCATCGCAAAACATCAGTACTAGTTACACAACAGGTGGTGCTGATACCTCGTCTAGTTCAG TAGGTCCCATGCCTGACACAAAGATTCCCTTGAGGAATCTCCACAAGAGAAACGGTATGGGAGAGAGCCACCTTCACCTGGCATGCAAGAAAGGAGACCTGGCTCTAGTGAGAGGCCTTCTGGAAGCAGGCCTAAATGTCAATCAGATAGATCACGCAG gcTGGACGGCGCTGCATGAGGCCAGTGCTGCAGGCTCCGAGGCTGTGGTCAAGGAGCTACTGCAGGCTGGGGCTGATGTTACCAGTAGAGGTCTGGAGGGCCTCGCTCCTCTACATGATGCTGCTGCCTCAGGACACTACAAG GTAGCGCAGCTCCTTCTCCAGTATGGCGCAAACCCCCGAGACAAAAACGCTCTGGGCCAGACCGCTGTAGACCTAGCCTGCCACGACGACATCAAACAACTCCTCTCCACATTCCCAGGCCCTTTTGTCCAAC GAAGTTCTGCGCCCTCTGAGAGGCCCTCTGAGCGTTGTGGTGTCTCTAGGTCTGGGTCTGAGGGTCGCAGCAGAAGGAAGCCAGTTGTCCCAGCCCGTCTCTGCTGTGAAGGCGACTGGGAAAGGCACAAAGCCAGACACACAGGTGTCAGGGATACAGACAGAGACGGACAGCCAGGAGACGGAGAACCAGACAGGCAGCCTGGTGACATTCAGCCCAGACAGAAAGACAGCACCACTGAGACA CTGTATCCCTCTGAAGCTATAACTACGGCTCTGGAGGATGTGGAGCGAAAACAAGAGGAAATGTCAACCTGGAAATTAAATAAGTCAGAGGATGCAG ACAAATTGACGATGGCGCTATCAGAGATCCAGAGTGTTTTGAATGTCGTGCTGGAGAAGCAGCAGGCAGAGAAAGATTACCTCACCAAGAAGTACAG GATAGCGTCAGACTCGTTCCGGCAGGGAGTGCTGCGTGGTCAGCTGACCTCGTTGGCGTCGCGTCAGAAGAGGCTGCTGGGTATCCTCCAGAAGCAAAGCGACTTCAAGCTCCAGCTCCGCACCCGGAGGGGCCCGACCCTGACTCAGCACCCCAAGACACAGCACTCCCAGGCGGGGAGAGATCAGAACATCTCCCCCTTATCAACCACCACTTCTAGCCATGCTCCCTCAGAAAGGAGCCTCGCAGGCAGCCAGGAGGGGAGCCACGCTTCCCACTTgttcagctctactggtagtcACGACAACCGAGACAAACAAGAAGGTAGTAGCCAGACATCTCAGGTAGCGCCGCCTCGAACACAACCTCCAACACGATCCGCTATCATGGAAACACTCCCTTGGATCGCCACCACGCCTACCCCTCAGCACACCACCAGGTATTTCCTGGTACCAATGCCCGTGGCTCCTCCCTCATCGTCTCTGGCTCCACCCACCAGCACCACTCAGATCAGTAAGGACATTCCAACACAACACCGGGatgacaataacaacaaaaacaacactacCTTTCCATCACAACAAGGAAACAGAAACAGCAAACCACAACATGGAAACATGCCTGACATGGGAAGCAAGGTGTTACAACAAGGGCCGGCCAGTGATGGAGAAGAGAACAGGAAGTTGATCAGGCTCATCAAGAGAGGGATCATCACACCAGGAGAGGATGTACTACAGCTGATGTGGAGG GGCTGTGTCCACCAGGCGTCTCTGCTCCTAGAAGGCTGGATCAGAGACAGCGTCACGGGCAAAGAGTTCCAGGCCCCAGAGCTCTGGGTTGCAGCTATCCTGGGAAACAACATCCCTGTTTCCTCAGCCTACGCCTGGGACAAg